The genome window ataagggtcttatctagcgaaatgatcggttattttctaaaaaaaaatgcgatcatttgtgcctataaagcatatccattttgattttttttttttttagaaaatgaccgatcatttcgcatttcgtttcgctagataagacccttattcctcgtctggtatcgtttaaagcagtttgaagctgcactgaaactgtaattttgaccttcaaccgtttggagaccattgaagtcaactataaggagaataatcctggaatgttttcatcaaaaaccttaagttcttttcgactgaaaaaagaaggacatggacatcttggatgacatgggtgtgagtaaattatcaggaaatttttatttgaaagtggactaatccttttaggcccgttcacaccaagaacgatatcTTTAAAGATTACTATACTGATAattatatttgcgtccacaccaatgaACGATAACGGTCTGTCTAAGCTCACGCGCtacggtttcaaagtgtgtacattgtttttgctgttcttgttgcatttacacggctttaaccagcaggtaTCCTCAGCATgttatgtttcgagtgaatagctagtgcaatcgatctaatctaacagtgaatttagctaacgaagtcaatatagtggaataaaaacaacgcctagtctttttcactgcaacgtCAAAAGAAGGAAGACAATGATGttgaaactagcgctggatacctgaggtaattgttacactgtaattgtTGCaattgctagcctggcatatatcgttaatacttctcaccatttattgtTTTCCAtacatccattttctttaaagtagcCTTGAAAAAGGGGGTTTGatttgtcaaacagtggtggctttttctggacctcggcgaCTAACTCCGCagtgtcgtctgccattttaaatgcgcgagcccttaaattagaatggattctgattggctgtcagtgttttatcgttcaacagctgggaaaaaaatcactctgaaagtgatcccaacaatatcgtttctctatatcgttatcgttatcgttatagctgtggtgtggactctgctattcttttatatttagaatgatttttaaaactatatctttatcattatctttatagttatcattcttggtgtgaatgggcctttagaaTCGCATTATGAAAAATGTGAACGGAACcagactggacaactagttgtctgtcacacAGAGAGAAACACTCATCTTCTTTGTATTGCGGGTTTTCGTGTGCAGCTTACAGTGacagagatatgagctgtgtgtcatctgaaaGTTTTAGATCCACATCTAGTCACTGTTCTCCAACGGAGCTGctcatgttttgtgttttacgCAACTAAAATGCTCCTCTATCCACCCAGATATAAAAGCTGCTGTCGGTTAATGAAGATATGACAGATGAATTCGACTTCATACAAGaagttcatacagacagtagtaGGCCTATTCCAGACGCTACTGTAGGTTGTGTGCACGAGACATTTCGAGGTGTACATCTGTAAGTAAATGCGGCTGTCAATCCTCAAAACTGCCTGAATGATTAGGTTTCTgcaaaaatcatcatttaaaaTCCATAATAGATCTGCAAGGATTCACGGGAAATGAAATGAGAATCACGCCTTTGAGTTGTCAAAAAAGCAAAAGCTGCGgttttctgttaaaataaaatctctatggtttaacatttaaaaagcaaaaaaaacaaacaaaaaaaaacataagataTGTATATcttataaaattgtaaaataaaattattattattattattaaatactattttttattttacagtacaatggTAGCAATATACTACTATTATTAGTAATATTCCATTATTGGTTTCACTGTATAGAGAGTTTGTATAGTATAATAAAACTGAGAGTAAATcaacttttccattttaatattgaaaaaaaaaaaaggtttaacgACATGCCACTGGCAGCCTTCTGCCCCAATTCTAACGGGAGTATCTTATCCCAAGAGTTTAACTTGAGCTTTTcccttaaataaaataaagtttactgTACAAATCTAAATCAATTATGTCCATTAACAAATAGgcataaacacttttaatatctaacataaaataaatttacagaTCACTGTAACCAAATGTCAAAAAAAGATCATTTAACTTCATAACTGTTCAGATGGAATATATTTAAGTCAAGATAAATAACAGCATAGctattcggtaaatgtgttgATATGAGATTTAGTGGTCAAAAGGAAAATTTAAAGGGAAGTCTTAATCCATCTAAGCATAAATGTcataataaacattacattttaaatccaGGATCTTGTTTTTGTCTCACATACCTTTCTTGCAGATCAGCATTGTGCCTATTAACCCTGTATTGTAGTCCTTGACAATGTCATAGTGGGAGAGGTATGTGTAGGTGATGCATGGGGGGTCCGCAGCCATGGGGGTCACCTCAGATGTCACTTCCCAATGGTACGTGTGCTCTTTGCCTGGGAGAATGACGTCATCCTCTTTCTCAAGGAGTGACGTGTTGTCAAAGTATAAAGATCCTAATGGAAACATTAGCAGTGCAAAAAGGATGCAGCTTCAGTTGATGTACACGCAAATGAAACTAATTACGATCTATATACGAATAAAACTAAACCATGTATCTTGGAAAACAAATTGtgcttttagaaaaaaaatgggTGATATTGTATAGGTAAATATTTATCAGAGACTCACTGCTTTGGACTTAGGTACAGCCTGTGGTTAACTTGTATCCTGGGTTAATATTTCCAAAGAAATCAAACACAGATGTTTGTGTTGCTCAGGGTATTTACTCAACTAAATGATGACTACTAAAATAATCCATAATGTCCTCTAAACAGCATTCCTCTTGAAATGTATCATCTCTATTATTTCATAGCTCAGTGTCTGTGTTACTAACGTGATGTACGTTACAACACTATTGCATCAATCATACTGTTACTGCAATCACATCATAACACACACCCTCTGACTGCTTCCCGTAAGCAATGCCGTGTGGGTGGATGCTGCAGGGATGATCAGCCATGTTCTTGAATGTGACAATGATTGTGTCGCCCTCTTGTCCACGTAATGTCGGCCCAAGTAACCCTAGAACATTAGATTTGAACAATCATGATTTAAAACTTAATGTGACATTAAATGATTTGTCCATAAGCATGTATTTTCATGCATTAATACTGAATGAGTGGATTTTAATGTTGAAACAAAGTCATTTGGTGTTCAAATACAGTTACCTGAGGACAAGGGATGTGTTTTAGGCTGTGTGAATCCCTCATTGTACTCCCTGTATACTACTTTTTTATACGATGGTCCAGTCCTGGAgtacaacaacaataaataaattgctCACATgagaaaatgaattaaaacaaaaagtacccaattgtttgaaatatttataaCTGTTGAATaaacagtactgtgcaaaagtctaaggccaccaccagctttgttgttttagcaatgttttaatgaccatccatatttagTGTTTGATCTTTATTATGATACAAACagaaatacaggaaatatgtatacaaaatggaaaaaaaaaaaaaaaaaaatatatatatatatatatatatatatatatatgtatattgcTGGTTTAACATTTTGTCTAttgtttatatttcatatataaatgTCTGTCACATGTCCTTGTTTTCCTTACTCATAAAATTGttagttaaaatattttgtttgaatGCTACTTCTTTTCAGATAATAAACTGTCTCAGTACagatatgtatttatttgatacagttttACAACTGTGACTGACTTCATCTCTGAGATACAAGATCTGAACAAATAAAAGGCAAACAATCAATCTAATTACTTAGAAAAACATAAGAATCAGTTTGAACCCCAACAAATAATGCTATTTTCATACCTTTGCTGTCCGGCAGATGTGTAGTCCCAGTTAATATTAACAGCTGCAATGTAATAGCGTCTCTCCACAGCTGTTGCACAATGACACAGGAATGCCAGAAGGGCCAAACCATACAGGGCCCCTGGCCTGGAGTGGAGTTTCATATCTGACAATGAAACTCCAGGTAGAAACGATCTGTTCCAGAGTGCAGAGAATTCTGAACTTTAAGAGAAATGGCAGTGAGCTTTATCTCCCCCCACCCCTTTGttgcacaaacacagacacacacacacatcacttgCATGTTTAAACACTGCTCGAGGGCAGTGCACTATCATTATCAGAAAACTGaaactattttgtttttgtttagtcatTAGAACTCCGAGGCTCTTTGTAAGCAAATGTTAAGTTGACAAGAATGGAAAACACTGTTTCCATGAACATAATTTGTCAGTGCCCGTTGAACCCTCCCTTTGGAAAGAAATGCTAGTCAGTGCATCATCTTATAATTTGCCATGTAGGCGTAGATACATGCACAAATACTGAAATTGTCATAATGCAACCGACTAACTATTATCTGCACAAAATGTAGAGGTTCTACACCATAATCATGAAATCTGAGCTAAATTAATGTGGGCTTCAGTTTCTGTGAAACACCATCGTAACACTTTTTCACCCCAGACAGCAATTCCATTATAAGGGTTTACTCCTAATCCCTCTGATTTCCCTTGAATAGTTTCTTAATACATTATTTGTTTACAGTACAAGTtgcataaatatatgaataaaatgagTCATGAATGTGAAGATACTGTCTGGACTTTGTTTAACACTTAACTTTATGAACATTGCgtcatataataataaattaaacagtaTTTGTTATAACAAACCAAACTTACGTAATTTGGCACATGACTCACACATGACCACATTTCCCTGAGAAGTTCCTGTTCAactcaagtcatcttcatttatatagcgctttttacagtaggcctacaggttgtttcaaagcagtttcaCAGTGATCATAGGAAAATTAATGTCATTGGTTAAATGACACccttttaactgaaaacagaagacttttaatgcgttcttgcctttcatttacgtgtttagtctataggtttgcgtGTTTGAATGTGGATGTCCGCAGACGCTTAGTCTTTCCTTAAAGAGACAtcgccaaattacttgtctggcccgcataatacagaattattagtCGTTTCCGCGGATCCATGCGAactggaatcattttgataacgttttatctatacGTAGGGAAAGGAAACGGAAGGAGGCCTTCGCAGGAGATAGTTTAGCAGACACTTCAGTTGACACTTGTTGGGTTAAGACATGTAGGCTACTTGAAATTTCCTAACAAACTACCCTTGTTAAATTTTCCAGGCAGATGCTGAGAAACACAGAGCAGACAAGTATggaaaacatgttaaaataataaactgagcattaaacattaaatactcTTTAAAATGTACAGCATTAAACTGCATGTTAAAAgtaatgaaaaaatgtttacaacAGTTAATTAAGTGTTGTCATCTGAAGAGAAAGCACTCTGTTATTGtcttaatatacagtatagtgtatacttaaaaatactaTGCATTAAATCCTAATGTAGCCTATACTACACTAAAACTTTAGAATTGcatttttctgtatattttttttctgcaaacattttaacagtttattaaaaaaaaatagttgcaGATTTTACATTCAGTGATTAAAATCAACCCTAAAATCATCAATTTACTACTCCTGTGAGCAaggattattttaatatttatcagCTAGCCACGCCTTCCCCGTTGAAAGGCTACCAAAGAACGTCAGTGTGatctaattaatattaataagcaaaGCCCGTTGCCCTGCAACGTCAAACCAAACGACGTAACTTTTGTTGTACGCATGCGCAAAGATGCGGAAGCCGTGGGCATGTTGTTTGTTCGAGTGAGAACATATGGGCAGGTAAATAAAGCACCGAATATGAATCTCTTTGTGCTTTATCACCACATTAACATTATAATAGACACATTGTGAATATCCTGTTGTGAAACTGGATGCTgtgcttctttttttattgcgTTGCGAACATCAGAAGAATCAAAATTGAACTGCACAATGTTGGTAATGTGATGAACACCACTGTAAATCCTATTATTATTTTGCGTTATAATTATGTAGTTTAcatattatttaacatcttttacaTTAAGAATGTCTATTTCTAAGATCATAGCAAGTCACAATCGTCTATAGTTATTATTAATTGTGTAGTTAGATTGTTTGATGTTTAAACAGTGCTGTACTGAAagatgtaacatttaaaacaatgtcATTGCCTTCACATAAGACACAATGTTCATGTTTCTTCCATTCTGAACTGTCTGTAAACACTTAAACCACAAAAGTCATCCCTGATTCCATGATTTCATCGCTGCATGTTTTGTTGCTTGACTCATCATTTGTGCTTGTGAATCATGTTGAAAACAAAGCCCTAGATACAGAAAGTGGCAGGTCTTAACAACGTGGTAGATTTTAGAAGTGAAAGTGCTGGAGACACCAGTCTGATTTATCATTTCTTAAAAACACTGTGTACGCTTTACTTAGTTGTTCAGTGCTGTGACTGAGTGTGGTTAATATGATTGTCTGATGTTTTCTCAGTGATCATGTTCATCCTCCTATGACCAGCCTCAGCTCACGTTCTCCATAATGGCCccgtcctcctcctcttcttcatgCCGCTGCTGCGGTCCCTGTTCGCGGCTGTGCTCAAGATCTTCAGCCTACACTTTGGCTCTGGGTCTGGGTTTTGTCACCTTGGGAACCAGTCGTATACTATTACTAAAATTCTCAGCCAATGAAGGTAACATATATTACACCACCATGGAGCAACTTGATGTATGATTCCATATCATAATACCATCAATATATAGCTTTACTTTTTGCAATGAAAATGTTGTTACAACTATCTTTTTCTTAATTACAGAAAacaaatatgactttcttcctgCATCTGTAAATTTAATGGCAGAGGCTATCAAACTAGTATTTTGTTTAGTGATGTCAGTACGGGTGGTCATTCGAGGTGAGTCAGATTCGTTGTCACCAAAATGCCATTCTTATACCATACTCATTAACATACTAAGCTATACTGTGTATATAGTCTGTTGAATTGTGATGTATGTCATTATTTCAGCATACACGTTATTTGTTATGGGACTAGAACTATTGCTTTTGTTTTCCAGAGGGCCGCTCTTATAAAGATTTGGGATGTTCATCCGGTGCCTCTTTTCTTAGCTACCTGAAGTGGTCTGTTCCTGCATTCCTCTACTTCCTTGACAACCTTATAATCTTCTATGTGATGACCTATCTGCAACCTGTACGTTGGATTATTAAAAACTTACAGTGATGTATAATATATAGTagcaaaatgattaatttaattgcatttacTACTTACCTAtatacactgccgttcaaaagtttgggattggtaaatttttaatgttttttttttttttttttttttttaaagtctcttctgctcaccaaggctgcatttatttgattaaaaatacacaaaaaaaaaaagaaaaaaaaaaaaagaataaataaataaaaagaaatttgaaatattattacaatttactttttttctatttgaatatattgtaaaatgtcatttatttctgtgttggcaaagttggattttcagcatcattactcttctgatgaatagaaagttcaaaagaactgtaagattttttatttatttatttatttatttatttttttttttaagaaataaatacttcTCTTTAGCATGGGTGcattatatttgatcaaaagtgaaagtaaatacatttataatgttacaaaatattctattaatcaaagaatcctgaaaaaaaaaaaaaaaattgtacacaactgttttcaacattgacaataataataagtgtTCTTGAGCATCAatcaaagtattaatttcttctttttttctctcatgttTTAATAGGCTATGGCAGTAATGTTTTCCaacattgttatttttacaACAGCCATTCTCTTTCGAGTTGTTCTGAAGTAAGTCCTGACATTTCTTGTTATCTATCTGTCATCTGTCCTTGATATGTATCTGTTGCTGACTTTCCATCCTTTGACCTGCAGGAGGCGCTTGTCTTGGGTGCAGTGGGCATCTTTGGTCATTTTGTTTCTGTCCATTGTGTCGTTGACCACTGGCAGTGGTGACCAGCATGCCATCGCCATACATGGCCTCCACCCAGCCCACATTTCCACCCCTTCCAACAGCTGTCTAAAATACGCCCATCCTGAGCTAAAGCATCAAAACCATAATGAAACGTACTGGGCACGTGAGCTGTGGGACAGTCAGCTCATCCACAAGCTGAACAGCTTCGGCCTGGGTTACGTCCTACTGCTGCTGCAGTGCTTCATCTCTGCACTGGCCAACATCTACAATGAGAAGATCCTCAAAGAGGGGGAGCAGCTAGTGGAGAGCATCTTCATCCAGAACAGCAAGCTGTATGTGTTCGGTTTGATCTTCAACAGCCTCACGCTGCTCCTGCACTCTGACTACCGTGACCTGACGCTGCACTGTGGCCTCTTCTACGGCCACAACATCTTCTCCATCACCCTGGTCTTCGTCACAGCCGCTCTAGGCCTGTCGGTGGCTTTCATTCTCAAGTTCCGCGATAACATGTTCCACGTTCTGACGGGCCAGATCACTACAGTCATCATCACtgcgctctctctcttcctATTTGACTTCCGCCCATCGATGGATTTCTTCCTGCAGGCGCCTATAGTACTATTAGCCATCTTTATCTATCACAGCAGCAAACTGAAAGATCCAGAGTACACTCTGCAGCAGGAGAGGCTCAGGGTCATCAATGGCGAGGTGTTTGAGAGGTCAAGAGGGGTAagggtcaaatatagacttgCTTCATTTTAAAAAGGTGGTCACTTTTTAACTCAGCTTATCATTTGTTTAATTCAACTCATTCGTTTTCACCTTAATTTTTGAAGTACATACTGACAGTTTAAACAAGGGGCTTATTGTAGAGGAGGTCTGGCAAACTATAATCTGGTTAAGTGTCGAGGagttaatgaaaatgcaatttGGAGGAGCAAATTGGATTATTATAAATTCCCTGCCTTGGATTATTGTGTTATTTAGATCAAATATATTATGCAGCAGGGAATTCTATTAGTGGCATGTTGGCACTTCTTGTAGAACGCGTTCTTATGAGATGCAGCAGAATAGAAAAGacccatttttaaaagttcacTTTAACTTTGTAATTTGACAGTGTTTAAAATAGCAGCGAGACACTGCGCAACGTTCAAAGACCCATGTTTACCaagaaaaatgactaaaaagcaTCTCAGTGTAACGCAAAAACACGTTATGTGTGAACCAGCCCGGCTAGTTCCAACAAGCTACAAAGTTCCAAAAGTTCCATTTAGTAGGGGCCGGTTTACACAGAACACATTTGCGTGTGTGTTTCAGGTCTTTTTTAATATAGACATTCGCTAGACGGAAGTATTTGACTGTTCCTTCGCTTCTCTGTTTCTTCAGTGTCTCGCTTGACtgccatttattttaaactctGTCAGGTTAAAAAAaggtattattataaattatttattaaaattcatgtgccctcataatctttaatcaaaataacttcccttccTATTGCAACAACATCTCTCCTCTTCGTGTTTACAATGATCCACTCAATttcccatggacaaaatcaagtcccgccctacattctTTCTATTTCAAGAAGGTGTTTCgctcagatatacgtcacaatagggaagaaaataaTATTGCAAGTTCAgtttcatgtcgactttaaagggtcagttcacccaaaaatgaaaattctgtcattaattactcaccctcatgtcgttccacacccgtaagacctttattcatctttggaacgcaaattaagatatttttgttaaaatccaatggctcagtgaggccttcattgccagcaagataattaacactttcaatgcccagaatgCTACTAaggatgtatttaaaacagttcatgtgagtacagtggttcaaccttaatgttatgaagcaacaagactttttgtgtgccaaaaaaaaacaaaaaaatgactttatgacgatatctagtgatgggcgatttcagaacactgcttcaataagctttacgaatcttttgtttcgaatcagggATTCAGAGCGCCaaggtcacgtgatttcagtaaacaaggctttgttatgtGATAAGTGTTTCgcaatttcagtggttcaccactggggggcgtgactttggcagtttgatacgcgctccgaaccactgattagaaacaaaagattcgtaaagctttgaagcttcatgaagcagtgttttgaaatcccccatcactagatattgttaaataaagtcattattttgtttttttggcacacaaaaagtattctcgtcgctttataatattaaggttgaaccactgtagtcacatgaactgttttaaatacatctttagtacctttctgggcatctgaaagtgttagttgtcttgctggcaatagaggcctcactgagccatcggatttcatcaaaaacatattaatttgtgttccgaagaggaacgaagatcttacagacatgacatgagggtgagtaataaatgaattttcatttttgggtaaactaactctttaaatgcaaaatcgTATTCTGTACAAATGGCCTCAAGTTAATTCCAgaatatacagtactgtatgAACCTTCTTCATTGGATCTATCATCtataaaatcactaaaagctgTCACGTTTTTCTGTATAACAGTGGTTTAAAAA of Ctenopharyngodon idella isolate HZGC_01 chromosome 9, HZGC01, whole genome shotgun sequence contains these proteins:
- the slc35a5 gene encoding probable UDP-sugar transporter protein SLC35A5 isoform X1 codes for the protein MAPSSSSSSCRCCGPCSRLCSRSSAYTLALGLGFVTLGTSRILLLKFSANEENKYDFLPASVNLMAEAIKLVFCLVMSVRVVIREGRSYKDLGCSSGASFLSYLKWSVPAFLYFLDNLIIFYVMTYLQPAMAVMFSNIVIFTTAILFRVVLKRRLSWVQWASLVILFLSIVSLTTGSGDQHAIAIHGLHPAHISTPSNSCLKYAHPELKHQNHNETYWARELWDSQLIHKLNSFGLGYVLLLLQCFISALANIYNEKILKEGEQLVESIFIQNSKLYVFGLIFNSLTLLLHSDYRDLTLHCGLFYGHNIFSITLVFVTAALGLSVAFILKFRDNMFHVLTGQITTVIITALSLFLFDFRPSMDFFLQAPIVLLAIFIYHSSKLKDPEYTLQQERLRVINGEVFERSRGDGEELERLTKDNTESESEEESF
- the slc35a5 gene encoding probable UDP-sugar transporter protein SLC35A5 isoform X2; the protein is MNRKFKRTAMAVMFSNIVIFTTAILFRVVLKRRLSWVQWASLVILFLSIVSLTTGSGDQHAIAIHGLHPAHISTPSNSCLKYAHPELKHQNHNETYWARELWDSQLIHKLNSFGLGYVLLLLQCFISALANIYNEKILKEGEQLVESIFIQNSKLYVFGLIFNSLTLLLHSDYRDLTLHCGLFYGHNIFSITLVFVTAALGLSVAFILKFRDNMFHVLTGQITTVIITALSLFLFDFRPSMDFFLQAPIVLLAIFIYHSSKLKDPEYTLQQERLRVINGEVFERSRGDGEELERLTKDNTESESEEESF